One stretch of Carassius carassius chromosome 18, fCarCar2.1, whole genome shotgun sequence DNA includes these proteins:
- the si:dkey-51e6.1 gene encoding si:dkey-51e6.1, with protein sequence MADALSKVPDVDIDPEGKFKYILVNIKVKGGTEQKVIVRGTKTAEYHNHIFEKLNPAMEALGLECSCLGGGKIEHNNTEKKLRVFGESTGYGKADHAVTVEKLKSVFKDYEIIME encoded by the exons ATGGCAGACGCTCTTAGCAAAGTCCCCGACGTCGACATTGATCCAGAGGGaaagtttaaatacatattagtGAACATAAAGGTTAAAGGTGGAACGGAGCAAAAAGTGATCGTGAGAGGAACTAAAACAGCGGAGTACCACA ATCACATATTTGAAAAATTGAATCCTGCTATGGAGGCCTTGGGACTGGAGTGTAGTTGTCTTGGTGGCGGCAAGATTGAGCACAACAACACAGAAAAGAAACTTAGGGTGTTTGGAGAGTCTACG GGATACGGGAAGGCTGACCATGCTGTCACAGTGGAAAAGCTCAAATCTGTCTTCAAAGACTATGAAATCATTATGGAATAA